Proteins found in one Herbiconiux sp. A18JL235 genomic segment:
- a CDS encoding MFS transporter → MSARTRWFGLVFISLAVALIIVDSTIVNVAIPSIIDDLGIDSTQVQWVQESYTLVFAALLLVFGTLADRFGRRRMLILGVIVFAGASILAATAPSGDLLIGARVVQGVGGAMVLPTTLSLINATFRGRERALAFAIWGSTIGGMTAVGPLLGGWLTTYFSWRWAFGINIPLGVIIVVGALLFVRESREADARAAAPGAVPGAPVGAPGAPSRIDVVGALLSVVASASLVFALIEGRIYGWWFTDTAPAIGDWTWPFDISPIPFAFALAVVAGVVFVLWGRRRMRRGESTMLPFALFGIPSFRNGNIAAMIVSLGEFGIILSLPLWLQNVLGFDALQTGFILLALAVGSFVASGFAGAFGNRIRPVVIVRVGLAAEIVGVAGLGVVIGPDTAWGLLIPFLFVYGFGVGLATAQLTGVVLKDVPLEQSGQGSGTQSTARQIGSALGIAILGTVLFTTAGAQLDARLSDRGVPDATREQVVSQVVDSSGAAIAGLEKDPTMADTVEDAKIAFSDGTKYSAFAAAAFLAIGFAATLSLGGGSATGAAGGVEAAPRGRKTPEKGAV, encoded by the coding sequence ATGTCAGCACGCACCCGGTGGTTCGGACTGGTCTTCATCAGCTTGGCGGTGGCTCTCATCATCGTCGACTCCACCATCGTCAATGTCGCGATCCCCTCGATCATCGACGATCTGGGGATCGATTCCACTCAGGTGCAGTGGGTGCAGGAGTCGTACACCCTCGTCTTCGCTGCGTTGCTCCTCGTCTTCGGTACGCTCGCCGACCGCTTCGGGCGACGCCGCATGCTGATCCTCGGTGTCATCGTGTTCGCCGGGGCGAGCATCCTGGCCGCCACCGCACCGAGCGGTGACCTGCTCATCGGCGCCCGGGTCGTGCAGGGTGTCGGCGGCGCGATGGTGCTGCCCACCACGCTCTCGCTCATCAACGCGACGTTCAGGGGTCGTGAGCGCGCGCTCGCGTTCGCCATCTGGGGCTCCACCATCGGGGGCATGACTGCCGTCGGCCCGCTGCTCGGCGGCTGGCTGACGACGTACTTCTCGTGGCGGTGGGCGTTCGGCATCAACATACCGCTCGGCGTGATCATCGTGGTGGGCGCACTGCTGTTCGTGCGCGAGTCGCGTGAGGCGGACGCTCGTGCCGCAGCGCCCGGCGCAGTCCCCGGCGCGCCCGTCGGCGCCCCAGGCGCACCGAGCCGCATCGACGTCGTCGGCGCCCTCCTCTCCGTCGTGGCCAGCGCGAGCCTCGTGTTCGCACTCATCGAGGGCCGCATCTACGGCTGGTGGTTCACCGACACCGCCCCGGCCATCGGCGACTGGACCTGGCCCTTCGACATCTCGCCCATCCCCTTCGCCTTCGCGCTCGCCGTCGTGGCGGGGGTCGTCTTCGTGCTCTGGGGCCGCCGCCGCATGCGCCGCGGCGAGAGCACGATGCTGCCGTTCGCGCTGTTCGGCATCCCGAGCTTTCGCAACGGCAACATCGCCGCCATGATCGTGTCGCTCGGCGAGTTCGGCATCATCCTCTCGTTGCCGCTGTGGCTGCAGAACGTGCTCGGCTTCGACGCCCTGCAGACGGGTTTCATCCTGCTGGCCCTCGCCGTCGGGTCGTTCGTCGCCTCCGGCTTCGCCGGCGCGTTCGGCAACCGCATCCGCCCTGTCGTCATCGTGCGGGTGGGCCTCGCCGCCGAGATCGTGGGCGTCGCGGGCCTCGGCGTGGTGATCGGGCCCGACACCGCGTGGGGGCTCCTCATCCCCTTCCTGTTCGTCTACGGCTTCGGGGTGGGTCTCGCCACAGCGCAGCTCACCGGCGTCGTGTTGAAGGATGTTCCGCTCGAGCAGAGCGGGCAGGGCTCCGGCACGCAGAGCACGGCGCGGCAGATCGGTTCGGCGCTCGGCATCGCCATCCTCGGCACGGTGCTGTTCACCACGGCGGGCGCGCAGCTCGACGCGCGCCTGTCCGACCGCGGAGTTCCGGATGCGACGCGGGAGCAAGTGGTGTCGCAGGTCGTCGACAGCTCGGGAGCCGCCATCGCGGGGCTCGAGAAAGACCCGACGATGGCCGACACCGTCGAGGATGCGAAGATCGCGTTCTCCGACGGCACGAAGTACTCGGCGTTCGCCGCCGCCGCCTTCCTCGCGATCGGCTTCGCCGCCACGCTGTCGCTCGGTGGGGGCTCCGCCACGGGTGCCGCCGGTGGGGTCGAGGCGGCTCCTCGCGGCCGCAAGACCCCCGAAAAAGGGGCTGTCTGA